In one Agathobacter rectalis ATCC 33656 genomic region, the following are encoded:
- a CDS encoding DUF3881 family protein: MHQFLRAIGFSDITKKQLNEVINNIIDKPEKLKVTKDFEGNEFAELSCDVAPNMGITVRGIYNDDDSFDIDYYYPYFTGSEKTTNEIIDIEKHSEKESYAGVCDDPNLGVTLIFYLQNVCDYLSEKAYINREVRAKGAVLSGLSVDGCILLPMKQKKAKTLNTVDSDKKDRKQLIAEARDGDESAMESLTMEDIDLYSSITRRIQNEDILSIVTTYFMPYGIESDQYSVLGDIIELTEEKNIITNEKIYCIKVSCNDIIFSVCINKNDLIGEPMVGRRFKGNIWMQGSICL, encoded by the coding sequence ATGCACCAATTCCTCAGAGCAATAGGATTTTCAGATATAACAAAGAAACAGTTAAACGAGGTAATTAACAATATAATTGATAAGCCGGAAAAACTAAAGGTAACAAAGGATTTCGAGGGCAATGAATTTGCCGAGCTGTCATGTGATGTGGCACCCAATATGGGAATTACAGTCAGAGGAATATACAATGACGATGATAGCTTTGACATAGATTATTACTATCCGTATTTCACGGGAAGCGAAAAGACTACAAATGAGATAATAGATATCGAAAAGCACTCAGAGAAGGAATCATATGCAGGCGTATGTGATGACCCTAATCTCGGCGTAACACTTATATTTTATCTGCAGAATGTGTGTGATTATCTGTCAGAGAAGGCATACATAAACAGAGAGGTAAGGGCAAAGGGAGCAGTGCTCTCAGGACTATCAGTTGATGGCTGTATTTTGCTACCAATGAAACAAAAAAAGGCTAAAACATTAAATACAGTTGATTCAGACAAAAAAGATAGAAAGCAGCTGATTGCAGAGGCCAGGGATGGCGATGAGAGCGCTATGGAAAGCCTCACAATGGAAGATATAGATTTATACTCATCCATTACGAGAAGAATCCAAAACGAGGATATTCTTTCAATCGTAACAACATATTTCATGCCATATGGCATCGAAAGTGACCAGTACAGCGTGCTGGGAGATATTATTGAGTTAACAGAAGAAAAAAATATCATTACAAATGAAAAAATATATTGCATAAAAGTATCATGTAATGATATAATATTTAGCGTGTGTATAAACAAAAATGACCTCATCGGTGAGCCGATGGTTGGCAGACGTTTCAAAGGAAACATCTGGATGCAGGGTAGTATTTGTTTGTAA
- a CDS encoding 6-phospho-beta-glucosidase, producing the protein MGFRKDFLWGGAVAAHQLEGAYDRDGKGLSIMDVVTGGDVNTRRRITGEILKGENYPNHEAIDFYDYYKEDIRLFAEMGFKCFRTSIAWTRIFPNGDEEQPNEAGLKFYDDMFDECLKYGIEPVITLSHFEMPLHLVQEYGGWRNRKLIDFFVKFAVTCFERYKDKVKYWMTFNEINNQADIGDGFMLYANSGIIIKPEENAEELMYQASHYELVASAEAIKAGHEINPKFQIGCMIAMCPIYPATCRPEDILQAEKAMQKRYYYTDVHVKGEYPVNILKYWERKDLKIDVTEEDLAVLKQGCVDYIGFSYYMSFCTKAEPDNPEYDYRGEKDRIKNQYVKASEWGWQIDPIGLRYSLNWFTDRYKVPLFIVENGFGAYDTLEEDGSIHDPYRVEYLQHHISEMKKAVEEDGVDLMGYTPWGCIDLVSAGTGEMDKRYGFIYVDKHNDGTGDLSRRKKDSFEWYKEVISTNGENIN; encoded by the coding sequence ATGGGATTTCGAAAAGATTTTCTCTGGGGTGGCGCAGTTGCTGCCCATCAGCTGGAGGGTGCCTATGATCGAGATGGAAAAGGCTTGAGCATTATGGACGTTGTAACCGGCGGAGATGTAAATACAAGAAGAAGAATAACAGGTGAAATACTAAAAGGCGAGAATTATCCGAATCATGAAGCAATCGATTTTTATGATTACTATAAAGAAGATATCCGCTTATTTGCGGAAATGGGATTCAAGTGTTTCCGTACAAGTATCGCATGGACACGTATCTTCCCAAATGGTGATGAAGAACAGCCGAATGAAGCCGGATTAAAATTCTATGATGACATGTTTGATGAATGTCTGAAATATGGGATCGAACCAGTGATCACACTGAGTCATTTTGAGATGCCTCTGCATCTTGTACAAGAGTACGGTGGATGGAGAAACAGAAAACTGATTGATTTCTTCGTGAAATTTGCAGTAACATGCTTTGAGCGATACAAAGACAAAGTAAAATATTGGATGACATTTAATGAGATTAACAACCAGGCAGATATCGGTGATGGATTTATGCTTTATGCTAATTCCGGGATTATAATTAAACCAGAAGAAAATGCGGAAGAATTGATGTATCAGGCATCTCACTATGAACTGGTTGCCAGTGCCGAAGCGATAAAAGCTGGACATGAGATTAATCCGAAATTTCAGATTGGCTGCATGATCGCAATGTGCCCAATCTATCCGGCTACCTGCCGTCCGGAAGATATACTGCAGGCTGAAAAAGCCATGCAGAAAAGATATTATTATACAGATGTGCATGTAAAAGGAGAATACCCTGTAAATATTTTGAAATACTGGGAAAGAAAAGACCTTAAGATTGACGTAACAGAAGAAGATCTTGCAGTGTTAAAACAGGGCTGTGTCGATTACATCGGTTTCAGTTATTATATGTCTTTCTGTACAAAAGCAGAACCAGACAATCCGGAATATGATTACCGTGGAGAAAAGGATCGCATAAAGAATCAGTACGTAAAGGCAAGTGAATGGGGATGGCAGATTGATCCGATCGGACTGCGCTATTCATTGAACTGGTTTACAGATCGCTACAAAGTACCATTGTTTATTGTAGAAAATGGATTTGGAGCATATGATACGTTAGAAGAGGATGGAAGCATCCACGATCCATACCGTGTGGAATATCTGCAGCACCACATTTCAGAAATGAAAAAGGCGGTAGAGGAAGATGGTGTAGATCTGATGGGTTATACACCATGGGGATGCATCGACCTTGTCAGTGCAGGAACCGGTGAGATGGATAAGAGATATGGATTCATCTATGTGGATAAACATAACGATGGAACAGGAGACTTGTCCAGAAGAAAGAAAGATTCTTTCGAGTGGTATAAAGAAGTTATTTCAACAAACGGCGAAAATATCAATTAG
- a CDS encoding MurR/RpiR family transcriptional regulator has translation MDVYNYIISNEEKVVYMKVRELAEEVHVSTTTILRFCKKVGCEGYSEFRLKLKQEVSSKEQKKINLDLTAVKDFFERVQTQAFAENIQEAVKLLTKASSIIFVGVGNSSFIGKYGARYFNNVGWFSFAIDDPFTPVFRGKGERIATIALSVSGETEQTLMLAEKLKRRGSSLISITNKANCSLAKMSDCNINYYVSEYKYKQDEDYDLTSQMAVVFILELIGRELKGVHNDTDDLF, from the coding sequence ATGGATGTGTATAATTACATCATCAGCAATGAAGAGAAAGTAGTATATATGAAAGTACGCGAGCTGGCAGAGGAGGTTCATGTTTCAACAACGACAATCCTTCGCTTTTGTAAAAAGGTAGGATGCGAGGGATATTCTGAATTCCGTTTGAAATTAAAACAGGAGGTCAGCAGCAAGGAACAGAAGAAAATCAATTTGGATCTTACTGCGGTTAAAGATTTCTTTGAACGGGTGCAGACACAGGCATTTGCTGAGAATATCCAGGAAGCTGTGAAGTTACTTACAAAGGCATCGTCAATTATATTTGTAGGTGTGGGGAATTCTTCTTTTATAGGAAAGTATGGGGCAAGATATTTTAATAATGTAGGCTGGTTTTCATTTGCTATTGATGATCCGTTCACGCCAGTATTTCGTGGAAAAGGTGAGAGAATAGCTACAATCGCATTGTCTGTATCAGGAGAGACGGAACAGACACTGATGTTGGCAGAAAAGTTGAAAAGAAGAGGGAGCAGCCTGATATCTATTACAAATAAGGCAAACTGTTCTTTGGCGAAGATGAGTGACTGCAATATAAATTATTATGTTTCAGAGTATAAATATAAACAAGACGAAGATTATGATCTGACATCCCAGATGGCAGTCGTTTTTATTTTGGAATTAATCGGAAGAGAATTGAAGGGCGTCCATAACGATACAGATGATCTGTTTTAA
- a CDS encoding PTS sugar transporter subunit IIC, giving the protein MKEKFNEKVIPVILKFINTKAIQSIKNGMVTSMSPLIIGSIFLILSNFPVKAVVDVLESTGIKPVLDQVCGATFSISALIAVIGISYSYAKLENQEPLNCGIISLATFLILMPSSITTEGGEVVSGIINKTWTAGQGMIGAIIVGLIVPPIYCWFLKKNIRIKMPAGVPEGVTNAFSALIPAFVILTGAAVIHGICSIGFDTTGIEIIYKVVQTPLQKMTDSLGGAVLMCFTGPFLWFFGVHGSTVVGGIMTGLLQANSLANQAIIDSGVELTIANGGHIVTQQFYDQFINITGAGITIGLVMYMFFFAKSKQLKALGKLGIIPALFGINEPILFGAPVVMNPMLAIPFIGMPVIACLIQYFALYTGICPLYGATQIPWTCPPIISGFLLAGWKSALLQLVILCVSFFVYLPFIKKVDKMNLVQEKNQPVEDEDEDW; this is encoded by the coding sequence ATGAAAGAGAAATTTAACGAAAAAGTAATCCCTGTAATCCTTAAGTTTATTAATACAAAGGCAATACAGTCAATAAAAAATGGTATGGTGACTTCCATGTCTCCTCTGATCATCGGATCAATCTTCCTGATCCTGTCAAACTTTCCGGTAAAGGCAGTTGTCGATGTATTAGAGTCTACAGGAATCAAACCAGTATTAGATCAGGTATGTGGCGCAACATTCTCCATCAGTGCGTTGATTGCAGTTATCGGTATCAGCTATAGCTATGCGAAACTGGAAAATCAGGAACCACTCAACTGTGGAATTATTTCACTGGCAACATTCTTGATTCTGATGCCTTCGTCCATAACAACAGAAGGTGGAGAAGTTGTTAGTGGAATTATTAATAAGACATGGACAGCAGGACAGGGAATGATTGGAGCAATCATTGTCGGATTGATTGTACCGCCTATTTACTGTTGGTTCTTGAAGAAAAATATACGTATTAAAATGCCGGCCGGAGTTCCGGAAGGTGTAACAAATGCATTCTCAGCATTAATCCCGGCATTCGTAATCCTGACAGGGGCTGCAGTAATTCACGGTATCTGTTCTATTGGATTCGACACAACAGGTATTGAAATTATTTACAAAGTTGTTCAGACACCACTTCAGAAAATGACAGACTCCCTTGGTGGAGCAGTTCTGATGTGCTTTACAGGACCATTCCTGTGGTTCTTCGGAGTTCATGGTTCAACAGTAGTTGGTGGAATCATGACAGGACTATTACAGGCAAACAGCCTTGCAAATCAGGCTATTATTGACAGTGGTGTAGAACTTACAATAGCAAACGGAGGCCATATTGTAACACAGCAGTTTTATGATCAGTTTATCAATATAACAGGTGCAGGTATCACAATCGGACTTGTAATGTATATGTTCTTCTTTGCAAAATCAAAACAGTTGAAAGCACTTGGTAAATTGGGAATTATTCCGGCATTATTTGGAATCAATGAGCCAATTCTGTTTGGTGCTCCAGTCGTTATGAATCCAATGCTTGCAATTCCGTTTATTGGAATGCCTGTGATCGCATGTTTAATCCAGTATTTTGCACTGTATACAGGAATCTGCCCATTATATGGAGCAACACAGATCCCATGGACTTGTCCACCGATTATCTCAGGATTCCTTTTAGCAGGATGGAAAAGTGCTTTACTTCAGTTAGTGATCCTTTGTGTTTCATTCTTCGTTTATCTGCCATTCATTAAGAAGGTTGACAAGATGAATCTGGTTCAGGAGAAGAATCAGCCGGTAGAAGATGAGGATGAAGACTGGTAA
- a CDS encoding PTS lactose/cellobiose transporter subunit IIA, with the protein MNEKFELSCFQIITYVGTARTHFINAIHCAKEGKYDEAAELIKQGDEAFSLGHNVHADLLAMDANGEISNGYMLLMHAEDQLMSAEAFRILADEFITLYKRIDEK; encoded by the coding sequence ATGAACGAAAAATTTGAATTGTCATGTTTTCAGATCATCACATATGTAGGTACAGCAAGAACACATTTTATCAATGCGATCCATTGTGCGAAAGAAGGAAAATATGATGAGGCAGCAGAGCTGATTAAACAAGGAGATGAAGCCTTTTCACTTGGACACAACGTTCATGCAGATCTTTTGGCAATGGATGCAAATGGTGAAATTTCCAATGGATACATGCTTCTGATGCATGCAGAAGATCAGCTTATGAGTGCAGAAGCATTCCGCATTCTTGCAGATGAATTCATTACACTGTATAAGAGAATTGATGAGAAATAA
- a CDS encoding MATE family efflux transporter, with the protein MVTNEKNMTTGSPGKLIITFAIPLMLGNIFQQFYTMADTMIVGQVVGVEALAAVGAGDWLVWLVFGIMTGITQGFSILVAQFYGAREKENLKCAVAKSYIMTALLSVIVLAVSEGAVYHVLLFLQTPDNVIDLTMLYLRLIFAGIPIIAAYNIFAAILRALGNSRSPLIAMTVAALINVGLDLLFVAVFGWGVAGAAVATVIAQGFSALYCLMVLRKIPDIRLEKQDFYRQPAMSLRLLKVATPLAIQNLIISVGGLTVQYVVNGFGFLFVAGFTASNKLYGVLEMAAVSYGYAITTYVGQNLGAKKYQRIRKGVHSGTYMALLTAVVISGVMVLFGRNILSLFVSGEQEQIRQVLDIAYKYLFIMAIFLWVLYLLYVYRSAIQGLGNTLIPLASGIAEFAMRVSVALLLPKLIGEDGIFYAEICAWTSAAVLLFISYMIIIRKYKEYNC; encoded by the coding sequence ATGGTAACAAATGAAAAAAATATGACCACTGGATCACCTGGAAAACTGATCATTACTTTTGCCATACCACTGATGCTTGGAAATATCTTTCAGCAGTTTTATACGATGGCAGATACCATGATCGTCGGACAGGTGGTAGGGGTTGAAGCACTGGCGGCAGTAGGCGCCGGAGACTGGCTGGTATGGCTGGTGTTCGGTATCATGACAGGTATCACACAGGGTTTTTCTATTCTGGTAGCTCAATTTTATGGAGCAAGGGAAAAAGAAAATCTGAAATGCGCGGTGGCGAAAAGCTATATCATGACAGCACTGCTTTCTGTGATTGTACTTGCGGTAAGTGAAGGGGCAGTTTATCATGTTCTTTTGTTTTTACAGACACCGGATAATGTCATTGACCTGACAATGCTATATCTTCGGCTGATCTTTGCCGGAATTCCGATCATAGCGGCTTATAATATATTTGCAGCGATTCTTCGAGCACTGGGTAACAGCAGATCTCCACTGATAGCAATGACCGTAGCAGCGTTGATCAATGTGGGACTGGACCTGTTATTTGTGGCAGTTTTTGGCTGGGGTGTAGCCGGAGCAGCAGTGGCGACAGTCATCGCACAGGGATTTTCAGCCCTGTACTGTCTGATGGTGTTACGGAAAATTCCGGATATCCGACTGGAAAAACAGGACTTCTACAGACAGCCGGCAATGAGTCTGCGGCTTTTGAAAGTGGCGACTCCTCTTGCAATCCAGAATTTGATCATCTCTGTAGGGGGGCTTACAGTACAGTATGTAGTCAATGGATTTGGATTCCTGTTTGTGGCTGGATTTACAGCATCAAACAAATTATATGGAGTTTTAGAGATGGCTGCCGTTTCATACGGATATGCAATTACAACCTATGTAGGCCAGAATCTTGGTGCAAAGAAATATCAGAGAATCCGGAAAGGTGTGCATAGCGGAACTTATATGGCATTGCTTACTGCTGTTGTGATCTCAGGTGTGATGGTGTTATTCGGACGCAATATATTGTCACTGTTTGTATCCGGCGAACAGGAACAGATCCGACAGGTGTTAGACATTGCATATAAATATTTGTTTATTATGGCAATTTTTCTATGGGTACTGTATCTGCTGTATGTATATCGTTCGGCGATTCAGGGTCTGGGTAATACCCTGATTCCCCTCGCCAGTGGCATTGCAGAATTTGCGATGCGTGTCAGTGTTGCATTATTGTTACCAAAACTGATCGGTGAAGACGGAATTTTTTATGCGGAAATTTGTGCCTGGACCAGCGCAGCTGTTTTATTGTTTATAAGTTATATGATTATTATACGAAAATACAAAGAGTATAACTGCTGA
- a CDS encoding ParB/RepB/Spo0J family partition protein, translating to MAAKKGLGKGLDSLITDKVSKPVKPKSNHAADAVMIDINKVEPNREQPRKKFDEDALIELSESIKQFGILQPLLCQERDDYYEIVAGERRWRAAKLAGLKEVPVIIKKLTNQQIMEISLIENIQREDLNPIEEALAYKRLLEEFKLKQDDVAERVSKSRTAVTNSMRLLKLNEKVQQMVIDEMLTTGHARALLGIEDQNQQYVVAQQIFDQKLSVRDTEKLVKSLQKNKKKTKSEKTVNPQMEAIYKDLEEKLKKNMGTKVLINRKNENSGKIEIEYYSHDELDRIVNMLNSVQNQ from the coding sequence ATGGCGGCAAAAAAAGGATTGGGTAAGGGACTTGATTCATTAATTACAGACAAGGTATCAAAGCCGGTAAAACCAAAGAGCAATCATGCAGCGGATGCTGTAATGATAGATATTAATAAAGTAGAGCCTAATAGAGAACAGCCTAGAAAGAAATTTGATGAGGATGCACTTATAGAGTTATCAGAATCGATAAAACAGTTTGGCATTTTACAGCCTTTACTTTGCCAGGAAAGGGATGATTACTATGAAATCGTCGCAGGTGAGCGAAGATGGAGAGCAGCAAAGCTGGCAGGTCTAAAGGAAGTCCCTGTCATAATCAAAAAATTGACAAATCAGCAGATTATGGAAATCTCCCTTATAGAAAATATTCAGAGAGAGGATTTGAATCCAATTGAGGAGGCTTTGGCATACAAGCGTCTGCTTGAAGAATTTAAACTGAAGCAGGATGATGTGGCAGAGAGAGTATCAAAGAGCAGAACAGCAGTTACCAATTCAATGCGTTTACTCAAGCTCAATGAAAAGGTACAGCAGATGGTGATAGATGAAATGCTCACTACAGGCCATGCAAGAGCATTACTTGGTATAGAAGATCAGAATCAGCAGTATGTGGTAGCACAACAGATTTTCGATCAAAAGCTAAGTGTCAGGGATACAGAGAAGCTTGTTAAATCATTACAGAAGAACAAGAAAAAGACAAAGTCCGAAAAAACAGTTAATCCTCAGATGGAAGCAATCTACAAGGATCTTGAGGAAAAGCTTAAAAAGAATATGGGAACAAAGGTTCTAATCAACAGGAAAAATGAAAATTCCGGAAAGATAGAAATAGAATATTATTCTCATGATGAACTGGATAGAATAGTAAACATGCTCAATTCAGTCCAAAATCAATAG
- a CDS encoding LacI family DNA-binding transcriptional regulator, with product MASIREVAKLAHVAPSTVSRALNGSGYVSEKSKNKIKKAVEELDYIPNQWIRNLYKKRTGIIGVMTPDIIHPYFSTLWNYLEAELDQYGYNVVICNTRGNQDKEREYLDTLERNLFDGLIVGSAFLSDEYYMNIEKPIISLDRIIPGIPLVTSDHHQGGILAGELFLEKGCKKVMCFSDPTRMELASADSARALIDVMEKHNREVIIESFQWEEVINYQLCMKRTRTLLDQYPDVDGIMALDLCAAAFLKTEKNKKILAYDGTYVTDFNYHSIDSIVQDAKKVAKESVNMLIKLINDQPLKKREVLVPVKYKKGDTL from the coding sequence ATGGCAAGCATTCGAGAAGTTGCAAAGCTGGCACATGTAGCACCCAGCACGGTATCCAGAGCGTTAAATGGTAGCGGATATGTATCAGAGAAAAGCAAAAACAAAATTAAGAAGGCGGTAGAGGAGCTAGATTATATTCCTAATCAGTGGATCAGAAATCTGTATAAGAAAAGAACGGGTATTATCGGTGTTATGACACCGGATATTATCCATCCGTATTTTTCAACTCTTTGGAATTATCTTGAGGCAGAATTAGATCAATACGGATATAATGTGGTTATTTGTAATACCAGAGGAAATCAGGACAAGGAAAGAGAATATCTTGATACATTGGAACGTAATCTGTTCGATGGACTGATTGTAGGATCTGCGTTTCTTTCTGATGAATATTATATGAATATTGAGAAACCAATTATCTCACTGGATCGGATTATACCGGGAATCCCGCTGGTGACATCGGATCATCATCAGGGAGGAATTTTAGCGGGCGAATTGTTTTTGGAAAAAGGCTGTAAAAAAGTGATGTGCTTTAGTGATCCGACCAGGATGGAACTTGCCTCTGCCGATAGCGCGAGAGCCCTTATCGATGTGATGGAGAAGCATAATAGGGAGGTTATCATTGAATCTTTTCAATGGGAGGAAGTTATAAACTATCAATTGTGTATGAAACGTACCAGAACATTGTTGGATCAATATCCGGACGTTGATGGAATTATGGCTTTGGACTTGTGTGCAGCCGCCTTCCTCAAGACAGAAAAAAACAAAAAAATATTGGCTTATGATGGAACTTATGTCACGGACTTCAATTACCATTCGATTGATTCAATTGTACAGGATGCGAAGAAGGTTGCAAAGGAAAGTGTGAATATGCTTATTAAACTGATCAATGATCAACCACTTAAGAAAAGGGAAGTATTGGTTCCTGTAAAATATAAAAAGGGCGATACTTTGTAG
- a CDS encoding DUF6061 family protein has protein sequence MFTNSDKGKNKTKRNSIDVYTSVGYMLRIDCWEAEKDLKTTPGSDCALNALTIDEPLEYARLYLDGNLLDVSVSQSVYIRTFYRFLI, from the coding sequence GTGTTTACGAACTCTGATAAGGGCAAAAACAAGACCAAGCGCAACAGTATTGATGTTTACACCTCTGTTGGCTATATGCTCCGCATTGACTGTTGGGAAGCTGAAAAGGACTTAAAAACCACACCAGGATCAGACTGTGCATTAAACGCACTCACCATTGATGAACCTCTTGAATATGCAAGATTATATCTTGATGGAAACTTGCTTGATGTATCGGTTAGTCAAAGTGTCTATATCAGAACCTTTTATCGTTTCTTGATATAG
- a CDS encoding DUF4446 family protein, producing MISEYLGFDSDYIILGLAGVVIILLILIITNMVQIGKLKKRYKVFMSGKTAKSLEDTIIKRLDEVDELVAANSSIKKNIEELFANMKCSYQKVGLVKYDAFNEMGGKLSFSLAMLNGKDDGFVLNAVHSREGCYTYIKEIVGGNSIIVLADEEQEALNMAKEANMPAEK from the coding sequence ATGATTTCTGAATATTTAGGATTCGATTCCGACTACATTATATTAGGATTGGCGGGAGTGGTAATTATTCTGCTCATCCTCATAATCACAAATATGGTGCAGATCGGTAAGCTCAAAAAAAGATACAAAGTGTTTATGAGTGGAAAAACTGCAAAGTCATTGGAGGACACAATTATCAAGAGACTTGACGAGGTAGATGAACTTGTTGCAGCAAACTCATCAATCAAAAAGAATATAGAAGAATTATTTGCTAACATGAAGTGTTCATACCAGAAGGTAGGACTTGTGAAGTATGATGCATTCAATGAGATGGGCGGAAAGCTAAGCTTTTCACTTGCCATGTTAAATGGAAAGGATGATGGCTTTGTACTCAATGCCGTTCACAGTCGTGAGGGTTGCTATACATACATCAAGGAGATTGTTGGCGGAAATTCCATTATTGTTTTAGCAGATGAAGAGCAGGAAGCGTTGAATATGGCCAAGGAGGCAAATATGCCTGCAGAAAAATAA
- a CDS encoding HD-GYP domain-containing protein: MRIKAVSSLVGGEVLAEPILTEKNDILIPNGTRIKPDYVPLIESLGIESVMVEDPYENYESPNSIVDPAIFDKYVKKVRRLMESHIYHDGKSLKEFEIIANDIVHDINDMPYDVIVDIKERNSDLYEHTVMVTLLSVLVARKLKLDEKRKYNIAVGCLLHDIGLRFIVTRYKNRDFSNANPAELFEYKKHTILGYSALDEENWIAPISMKMVLSHHENMAGTGFPMKQKNKELECRIIQACDAFDSLISGMECKRICVQEAINQIKENDGGRFDNKIIKCLLSSIARYPVGTTVKTNAEEEGVVVSQTVDPENPIIMIFGNENNGKLMLHNRLNLMLDKNISILQVI; the protein is encoded by the coding sequence ATGAGGATAAAAGCAGTCAGCAGCTTAGTTGGCGGTGAAGTACTTGCGGAACCAATACTAACAGAAAAAAATGATATTTTAATACCAAATGGCACAAGGATTAAGCCTGATTATGTGCCACTTATAGAGTCACTTGGAATAGAATCAGTGATGGTAGAGGATCCGTATGAGAATTACGAAAGTCCGAATTCTATAGTAGACCCGGCTATTTTCGACAAATACGTGAAAAAAGTGCGTAGACTGATGGAAAGCCATATATATCATGATGGCAAATCCTTAAAGGAATTTGAAATAATCGCAAATGATATTGTCCATGATATAAATGATATGCCATATGACGTGATTGTTGATATAAAAGAGCGTAATTCGGACTTATATGAGCACACAGTCATGGTGACACTTTTATCAGTACTTGTTGCAAGAAAGCTAAAGCTTGACGAAAAGCGAAAGTATAACATAGCGGTGGGATGTTTATTACATGACATCGGGCTGCGTTTTATTGTCACACGATATAAAAACAGGGATTTTTCCAATGCAAATCCTGCGGAGCTTTTTGAATATAAAAAGCATACCATTTTAGGATATTCGGCATTGGATGAGGAAAACTGGATAGCGCCAATATCAATGAAGATGGTTTTATCACATCATGAAAATATGGCAGGCACAGGTTTTCCTATGAAGCAAAAGAATAAAGAACTGGAATGTAGAATAATTCAGGCATGTGATGCGTTTGATTCGCTGATAAGCGGTATGGAGTGTAAGCGCATTTGTGTGCAGGAAGCCATAAATCAGATAAAGGAAAATGATGGCGGCAGATTTGATAACAAAATTATTAAGTGCCTGCTATCATCAATAGCCAGATATCCTGTCGGTACAACAGTAAAGACCAATGCTGAAGAAGAGGGAGTAGTAGTTTCCCAGACAGTAGATCCGGAGAATCCTATTATCATGATTTTTGGAAATGAAAATAATGGCAAATTGATGCTTCACAACAGATTGAATCTCATGCTTGATAAAAACATTTCAATTCTTCAGGTAATTTAA
- a CDS encoding PTS sugar transporter subunit IIB translates to MVIRLFCAAGMSTSLLVKKMEEAAKEKGKDVDIVAYPFTEMERVIEGVDVALLGPQVGYQLARAKEICDPKGVPVDVIPMQDYGMCNGMNVLKFAYKLAKNK, encoded by the coding sequence ATGGTAATTCGATTATTTTGTGCAGCAGGAATGTCAACCAGTCTTCTCGTAAAGAAGATGGAAGAGGCAGCAAAGGAAAAAGGAAAAGATGTTGATATCGTAGCATATCCATTTACAGAGATGGAACGCGTGATTGAAGGCGTGGATGTAGCACTGCTCGGACCACAGGTAGGATATCAGCTTGCCAGAGCAAAAGAGATCTGTGATCCAAAAGGGGTTCCGGTAGATGTGATCCCAATGCAGGATTATGGAATGTGCAATGGAATGAATGTTTTGAAATTTGCATATAAGCTTGCGAAAAATAAATAA